A window of Lentibacillus sp. Marseille-P4043 contains these coding sequences:
- the istB gene encoding IS21-like element helper ATPase IstB produces MEQQTKLIELCKDLRLPSIRKMVQDSSNFKHPERAYDVLLQVLTQEKADRLIRAKQNRIRAANFPQKKLLDELVEEALPKPAQQKLPDLKTLSFIKEGRNVILTGPPGTGKTHLAIGLGMEACLAGYRVFFATVPSFINQLKEHRSERTLRSFELKFEKYDLVILDELGYISFDKEGAELLFSHLSLRADRKSTIITSNLSFLKWQEIFHDAVLTAALTDRLTHKSHVLNMNGTSYRMRETEDWIKNN; encoded by the coding sequence ATGGAACAACAAACAAAGCTAATTGAGTTATGTAAGGATTTAAGACTACCAAGCATTCGAAAAATGGTTCAGGATTCTAGCAATTTTAAACATCCAGAACGGGCATATGATGTATTACTTCAAGTATTAACACAGGAAAAAGCAGATCGATTAATTCGCGCAAAGCAAAACCGAATTAGGGCTGCGAATTTTCCACAAAAGAAATTGTTAGATGAATTAGTAGAAGAAGCATTACCAAAGCCAGCGCAACAAAAACTACCAGACCTAAAAACCCTATCCTTTATTAAAGAGGGCCGGAATGTCATTTTGACAGGCCCTCCTGGAACCGGTAAAACGCATCTAGCTATTGGGTTAGGAATGGAAGCATGTTTAGCCGGATATCGTGTTTTCTTTGCGACAGTGCCTTCTTTTATTAATCAATTGAAGGAACATCGCTCGGAACGCACATTACGATCATTTGAATTAAAATTTGAAAAGTATGATCTCGTAATATTGGATGAATTAGGATATATCTCATTTGATAAAGAAGGAGCTGAATTACTGTTTTCCCATCTATCCTTAAGGGCAGATCGAAAGTCAACGATCATCACCAGTAATTTGTCATTTTTAAAGTGGCAAGAGATCTTCCACGATGCCGTATTAACAGCAGCATTAACGGATCGTTTAACTCATAAGTCACACGTTTTAAATATGAATGGTACTTCTTATCGAATGAGAGAAACAGAAGATTGGATTAAAAATAACTAA
- a CDS encoding type II toxin-antitoxin system PemK/MazF family toxin: MRNTVVELDHLIATVTSQHARNEFDVAVEYWEEAGLDKPSVVRCSKLNTVHFKELLFKIGKLHEHDLKRVLTTIRNYF; encoded by the coding sequence TTGCGAAATACAGTTGTTGAATTAGATCACTTAATCGCAACAGTTACAAGTCAACATGCAAGAAATGAATTTGATGTTGCAGTAGAATACTGGGAAGAAGCGGGCTTAGACAAACCGTCCGTTGTCAGATGCTCCAAACTAAATACTGTGCATTTTAAAGAGTTGCTATTTAAAATAGGAAAGCTACATGAACATGATTTGAAGAGAGTTTTGACAACAATACGAAACTACTTTTAA
- the istA gene encoding IS21 family transposase — translation MNMKQEIIKRYLNGESQRSISKATKVARNTIKKYIAKFEESKQQDIRQLPIPEDIMSAPTYKPRISKKRVLTEEIQAKLQQFIAENEWKKQHYMAKQQMKMIDMYEALRDEGYNIGYTTVRNYVNEETEKKREVFIRKYCEPGAEVEFDWGEVKLEIDGKIGSYSLAVFTLPYSNYRFARLYESETQICVLDVHAKLIEHLDFIPAVFTYDNMRTVVKSFIGNAKTITDPMIQISNYYQFRIRLCEARKGNEKGHVERSVEFIRRKAFSSIYKFENITEANQHLITVLQTLNQRLHHEYKEKHIDLLKKEKKTVKKNTIHPFDAAELVECRVDKYSTIVIKQNHYSVPEGHVGKYIRAKVGAEHIRIFIDGEFVAAHPRNWGIHQWEMDIYHYLKTFEKKKGALNQSQCMKQAPTHIKNIYQQYYIGKEKDFLELLHFIKEKDNLEEVLKAIEQLKQVRFDYISTERIQFICEQSDGSPMIEENDDIAKQAESNLRAYQDLFYTTEGVV, via the coding sequence TTGAACATGAAACAAGAAATTATTAAAAGATATCTAAATGGAGAGAGCCAAAGAAGCATTTCAAAAGCAACTAAAGTCGCAAGGAATACGATAAAGAAATACATTGCGAAGTTTGAAGAAAGCAAACAGCAGGATATTCGACAGTTGCCGATTCCTGAAGACATTATGAGCGCACCAACGTATAAACCAAGAATCAGTAAAAAACGCGTCCTTACAGAGGAAATACAAGCGAAGTTACAACAATTCATTGCTGAAAATGAATGGAAAAAACAACATTACATGGCTAAACAACAAATGAAAATGATTGATATGTATGAAGCATTACGAGACGAAGGGTATAACATCGGCTATACAACGGTTAGAAATTATGTGAATGAAGAAACGGAGAAGAAGAGAGAAGTGTTTATTCGCAAGTATTGTGAACCAGGTGCAGAGGTTGAATTTGATTGGGGAGAAGTGAAATTAGAGATAGATGGAAAGATAGGAAGTTATTCGCTAGCTGTTTTTACGTTGCCATATAGTAATTATCGGTTTGCGAGATTATATGAATCGGAAACTCAAATATGTGTATTGGACGTACATGCGAAACTGATCGAACACTTGGATTTTATACCAGCAGTCTTTACTTACGACAACATGCGAACAGTGGTGAAATCATTTATTGGTAACGCAAAAACGATCACGGACCCAATGATCCAGATCTCGAACTATTATCAATTTCGTATCCGATTATGTGAAGCGAGAAAAGGAAATGAAAAAGGGCATGTAGAACGAAGTGTCGAGTTTATACGGCGGAAGGCATTTTCATCCATATACAAGTTCGAAAACATAACAGAAGCTAATCAACATTTAATTACTGTATTACAAACATTGAACCAGCGACTGCATCATGAATATAAGGAAAAGCATATCGACCTGTTGAAAAAAGAGAAAAAGACAGTGAAAAAGAATACAATTCACCCATTTGACGCAGCAGAATTGGTTGAATGCCGAGTAGATAAATACAGTACCATTGTGATTAAACAAAATCACTATTCTGTCCCTGAGGGACATGTGGGGAAATATATCCGTGCCAAGGTAGGGGCAGAGCATATTCGAATATTTATTGATGGTGAATTTGTGGCGGCCCATCCTCGAAATTGGGGGATTCATCAGTGGGAAATGGATATCTATCACTATTTGAAAACATTTGAAAAGAAAAAAGGTGCCCTGAATCAAAGTCAATGTATGAAGCAGGCACCAACCCATATTAAAAATATCTATCAACAGTATTATATCGGAAAAGAGAAAGATTTTCTAGAGCTACTCCATTTTATAAAGGAAAAAGATAATCTTGAGGAAGTATTAAAGGCCATTGAGCAATTGAAACAAGTCCGATTCGATTATATTTCAACAGAGCGAATTCAGTTTATATGTGAGCAATCAGACGGATCTCCAATGATCGAAGAAAATGATGATATAGCAAAACAAGCTGAATCGAATCTACGAGCTTATCAGGATCTTTTTTATACAACAGAAGGAGTAGTGTGA